Proteins from a single region of Mytilus trossulus isolate FHL-02 chromosome 2, PNRI_Mtr1.1.1.hap1, whole genome shotgun sequence:
- the LOC134705304 gene encoding uncharacterized protein LOC134705304, protein MGGGGYGGMGGMGYGRMMYGGIRYGYGGMGYGGMGGYGGMGGYGGMGGYVGMGGYGGMGGYGGMMGGYGGMMGGYGGMGGMGGYGGMGGMGGYGGMGGMGGYGGMGGYGRMGGYGGMSGYGGMMGGYG, encoded by the coding sequence ATGGGAGGTGGTGGATACGGCGGAATGGGTGGCATGGGATACGGCAGAATGATGTATGGAGGTATTAGATATGGATACGGCGGTATGGGATACGGAGGAATGGGTGGATACGGAGGAATGGGAGGATACGGTGGAATGGGTGGATACGTAGGAATGGGAGGATACGGAGGAATGGGTGGATACGGTGGAATGATGGGAGGATACGGAGGAATGATGGGTGGATACGGCGGTATGGGAGGTATGGGTGGATACGGCGGTATGGGAGGTATGGGTGGATACGGCGGTATGGGAGGAATGGGTGGATATGGCGGTATGGGTGGATACGGTAGAATGGGAGGTTACGGAGGAATGAGTGGATATGGTGGAATGATGGGCGGATACGGATGA